One region of Triticum aestivum cultivar Chinese Spring chromosome 6B, IWGSC CS RefSeq v2.1, whole genome shotgun sequence genomic DNA includes:
- the LOC123135608 gene encoding uncharacterized protein, which translates to MEAFAAAPAAGVFASARPSVALRRRGSSRGASSSSSRAGAGRVRLVRPLPPPRAVGGDGGGDLPALDKWDMMELEFGRFLGEDPKLTLAKILLKKSDPDASSLDVEKLVASKKDTLDVILKEFMEANKQDKTATAGEAISAPMKDKQPLGVSRPALSKPKLDEASLAMIRPAGSKPKQVEPPLTFVRPAAIKPKVNKPSLTLMRPMGSKPKVQAKLVQDSWPSKESLAAGTETSEVGSTVTEDLVDVTLRKPVVHQSEDDEQEPELKMKPNVDLKMRKDMDEDLSNISLLQKPEATKETAKALDSTVVAAGEDTNEREEGLQPSEESLPQQIDSPALDNPSVTDNNFSMQAFLQGRPRKDLPVETSPSQVDAENKSDSDDKKSYVDDGGNVLSSTLEDITESDWTRLEHYASTGERVEVELINCSAKGFVVSLDSMIGFLPYRNLATKWKFLAFETWLRRKGGDPSLYKQSMSMEEGSEVNDRSIETESVSEVAHQDQGTLQSRLKFEELLRTYDEEKSKFLSSFIGQRLRVSVVLADRNSKRLFFSMRPKESDELIQKRKSLMAKLNVGDIVTCTIKRFVYFGIFVEVEGVPALIQQWEVSWDETLDPSVSYRIGQVVDAKVIQLDFNNSRIFLSLKDVKPSPPVGALEAVIGDEASLDGSLEPAQADFEWPEVDSLIEELKNIEQVKDVYKGRFFRSPGLAPTFQVYMASLVGQKYKVLARYGNNVQEVMVETSLDKEGLKEAILMCTNRVS; encoded by the exons ATGGAAGccttcgccgccgcccccgcggccgGCGTCTTCGCGTCCGCGCGGCCCTCCGTCGCGCTCCgccgccgcggaagcagcagaggggcctcctcctcttcctcgcgcGCCGGCGCCGGACGGGTGCGCCTCgtccgcccgctgccgccgccgcgcgccgtgGGCGGGGACGGCGGGGGGGACCTGCCGGCTCTGGACAAGTGGGACATGATGGAGCTCGAGTTCGGGCGGTTCCTCGGGGAGGACCCCAAGCTCACCCTCGCCAAG ATACTGCTCAAGAAGTCAGACCCCGATGCTTCATCTCTCGATGTAGAGAAACTAGTTGCCAGCAAAAAGGACACGCTGGATGTTATTTTGAAGGAGTTCATGGAAGCTAATAAGCAGGACAAGACTGCCACCGCAGGAGAGGCAATAAGCGCGCCAATGAAAGACAAACAGCCTTTGGGTGTTTCAAGGCCTGCACTGAGCAAACCAAAGCTGGATGAGGCTTCTTTGGCTATGATACGGCCAGCGGGAAGCAAACCGAAGCAAGTCGAACCTCCTTTGACTTTTGTGAGACCAGCAGCGATCAAACCAAAGGTAAATAAGCCTTCTTTGACCTTGATGCGGCCAATGGGGAGCAAACCAAAAGTACAAGCTAAGCTGGTGCAAGATAGTTGGCCTAGCAAGGAGAGTTTAGCTGCAGGAACAGAGACAAGTGAGGTTGGAAGTACCGTAACAGAGGATCTTGTGGACGTCACCTTGCGTAAACCCGTCGTGCATCAGAGTGAAGATGATGAACAGGAGCCGGAGCTGAAGATGAAACCAAATGTCGACTTGAAAATGAGGAAAGATATGGATGAGGATTTATCCAACATTTCTCTTCTTCAAAAGCCAGAGGCCACAAAAGAGACTGCTAAGGCACTTGACTCGACCGTAGTTGCCGCTGGAGAGGATACCAATGAACGTGAGGAAG GACTACAGCCATCTGAGGAAAGTTTACCTCAACAAATAGACTCGCCTGCTCTGGATAACCCATCAGTGACTGACAACAATTTTTCTATGCAAGCTTTCTTGCAAGGAAGACCGAG GAAAGACCTGCCTGTTGAAACTTCACCATCTCAAGTGGATGCTGAGAATAAAAGTGATAGTGATGATAAAAAAAGTTATGTTGACGATGGGGGCAATGTCTTATCATCAACATTAGAG GACATTACTGAGAGTGACTGGACAAGGCTAGAGCATTATGCAAGTACTGGAGAAAGGGTTGAGGTGGAACTTATTAACTGCAGTGCGAAGGGATTTGTG GTGTCACTCGACTCAATGATAGGTTTCTTACCATATCGTAACCTTGCTACAAAATGGAAATTCTTAGCTTTTGAGACTTGGTTAAGAAGGAAGGGTGGTGATCCTTCCTTGTACAAGCAGAGTATGAGCATGGAGGAAGGTTCCGAGGTTAATGATAGGAGCATAGAAACAGAATCTGTTTCAGAAGTAGCTCATCAGGACCAAGGAACTCTGCAGTCTAGGCTCAAGTTTGAAGAACTTCTTCGAACATATGACGAAGAGAAATCCAAGTTCTTATCATCATTTATTGGTCAA AGGCTCAGAGTATCAGTTGTCCTGGCTGATAGGAATTCCAAGCGACTATTCTTCTCCATGAGGCCAAAAGAAAGTGACGAGTTGATTCAGAAAAGGAAAAGTCTGATG GCTAAGCTTAATGTTGGAGATATAGTCACATGCACTATCAAGAGATTTGTTTACTTTGGGATATTTGTTGAG GTTGAAGGGGTTCCTGCGCTGATTCAGCAGTGGGAAGTGTCCTGGGATGAGACCTTAGATCCATCAGTTTCTTACAGAATTGGTCAG GTTGTTGATGCTAAAGTTATACAACTGGATTTCAACAATAGCCGTATCTTTTTGTCACTTAAAGATGTAAAG CCAAGCCCGCCAGTAGGAGCCTTGGAAGCAGTCATTGGTGATGAAGCGTCACTTGATGGATCTCTTGAACCTGCACAAGCAGATTTTGAG TGGCCTGAGGTGGATTCCCTTATTGAGGAGCTGAAAAACATAGAGCAAGTTAAAGATGTTTATAAAGGAAGGTTCTTCCGGAGCCCAGGATTAGCTCCAACATTCCAG GTATATATGGCATCTTTGGTTGGCCAAAAGTATAAGGTCCTTGCGCGGTATGGAAACAATGTGCAAGAG GTGATGGTGGAGACGTCGTTAGACAAAGAAGGGTTGAAAGAGGCAATTTTGATGTGCACAAACAGGGTGAGCTGA